From the Synergistaceae bacterium genome, the window AAAGCGCCCGTCCCTCTTACAGAGGACAGAGTGAAAAAGATGGCGACACAAAAGAGACAAGAGCATCTTTCGGTGCGAAAACATCAAAAGCTCCTAGTAAATTTGATGCTTCACGAGGGAAAGTAGATAAAAAATATAAGAGTAGAACGGTAAGGGACACCAAGAAAACAAAAGAGGAAAGACCTGGCAAGAAAAAAACAGGGAAATAATCTCGAGAATTCAGACAGGCTCTGCAGCGATTAGACGCATTAGCTCCTTTATCTTTAACCGAGTTTCTATTTTATTTTTTGTTTTACACAAATAAAGAATCAACTATTTTAAGAGGGAGGATATTATGAGATTTCTATTTTTTTTATTGATCGGAACTATGATATTCGGCTTTAAATTTCCGGCTTATGTCATGTTATTCGCTCTTCTTGCCATTGTATTGTTTTTTGTAATGATGTTTAACTTGGCACGAAAGGGAGGCGCTTTTAAAATATATACCAACCGCCCCTTTACTCAATATAAAGACTTTTCCGACAGATCGGGAAGCGCTTCCGAAAGATATCACGGAGAGACTGTTATTGATATAGACACTCCAATGCAAACACACGAACCGGATATTTTTGAAGAAGAGGGAGAGATTATAGAGCTGCCTTCTTCTGCTCTAAGAAAAGAGTAGTTACGTATAATTGAAAAAAACATAAAGAAATTGTAATCTTTTTAAATACTGTCGTGCCACACTACGTTAATTCTATCGCTCTTTTATAATTTTTTTATTTTCGTGCTCTAACACTCCAAAAGCTTTTCCTTCTCTGAGCGCTTGAGCTTTTTGATTTCCATCTCACGAGAGAGCGCTTCTTCCTTGGTTTCGAAAGACTCTGTATAACACAGCAAAACAGGAGTTCTGCCTCTAGTATATTTTGCTCCGGACCCATTGTTGTGAGCCAGAATACGTTTATCCACGTCATATGTCCAACCCGTGTAGAGTGTACTGTCAGAACATCTAACAATATATACATAGGCCGTCATATCGAATAGGTTCCTTCCGGCATATTTCTCTCTCTGTGTTGTTGAGGTGTCGTAAATATGTCCACCCCAAACTGTCTTAATAAGAACTTAATAAAACCTGCAGGAGACAGTTCCCCGCTCTCAATGAGACTATTAAACGCTCGTACAATTTTAGAAAATATTAATATATTTTTTGTGAAATCAAAAGGACCGGTAAAGCGAGATATAAAGCTGCCCCAGTCTGTTAATTTCTCCAAAAAGCTCTCAACCCCCGAGTCTTTTCTCACGAGAGAAACATTTGCAAAAGATGGGGTTGAGCTAAATATAACGCTTATTAAAATCAGAACCGTAATAATTTTTTTTATCTTAATCTACGACCTCTCCACAACCTTTTCATATATTACCACTTATTCTTTTATGTATTTTATTAAAACCTAACTATGCTTTCCGTGATGCCAAATCTTTTAGCTCTTGCAGCTCTTCCGGCTCCATATTCTTCGATATCCAAGATGAGTAGACAGAATTATTATGTAGCAGAGGTTCCGTGGCAAGAGCAGGAATCTCCTTAACAGCATGTGCGAATGTAACTGTTCCCGGAATGGGAGAAAATTCTGCAAGTTTAGGTTTGCCGCCGCAATCTCGGACAAATCTTATTGTATCCTTCACTGACTTCAAACTCTGTCCGGGCAAGCCTAAAAGAATATATGTCTCACAGTCATTCGTGCTATAACCAACATTTAAAAGGTTTTTAACGGCGCTTTCATACTCATTCCACTTTACTTTATCACTGCCTGTTCTTGCAATTTCTGTGTCGATACTCTCAAGGGACAGTCTTAACGTGACAAAGTTTGTGCTCTTTAACATTTCCGCACATTTCGCATCTATCTCTCTTACGTGAAGACCGTTAGGAGTATGTAGACGGATAGAAGATTTATAAAAAGCTGAGATTTTTTCAAAGAGAGGATAAGAATAGGCTTCTTTATTTAATAGAAGTGCATCATCATAAAATGCAAAGTCAGTCGCTCCAAGATTGTTTTGCATCTCTATTTCTCCGAGTACCTCAGCAATGTTTCGTTTATAAAATGTGGGCCATAAAATATTTGAAGCACAGTATTCACATGAAAGAGGGCAACCGAAAGAGGTCATAGTTACTCCATATGTTATATTTTCATAAAGATTCATAGCAGGATAGGGAACATCAGGTAGCCAATTGTCTGTGACAATGTAGTCTGCCGCAAGAGTTTCGGTGTGTTTCGGACATAATTTGGCATAGATTCCTCCAAGAATGATAGGCGTGTCATCAAATATCTCACGAGTGAGATCTATTATTTCTTTTACTCCGCCATACCAGTAGGTCATAAGAGAGGTCAAAAACACAACGTCCGGTTTGCCAATGGCAAGCAGCTTTTTCCTTATCTCTTCTGTTCCTAATCCAAATCGATGATACCTTCTTTTTATTCCCTGATATACAGGAGGTTTATTTATCTCCACAGAATCTATTCTCGCTCTGCCATAAGTTTTTATTTGGGATGACCCCTCATGTATTGAATCAAGAAGAAAAACTTCGTTTCCGTTCCTTTTTAACTTTTCAAGAAGATAGAGTAATCCCATCGGTTTAGACCAAAGATCAGCAAAAGAAAAATCATAAACGGGAGGATTGATCCCGATTATTTTTTGTCCTGTCAGAGATAATATTTCATTTATACTTTTTTTTACGTTTTGCATAGACCTCACCATTTCGTAAAAAAAGACTGCAGAGAAGATCTCAACAGTCTTTGTGCTTTAATCTTAATTATGCAGAGAAAGATCTCTTTGCATATTATACTTGTTGTCCCAGAAACATTATTTCAGGAACCCTTTTAAAATTGTTTCTTCCGCCTCTTCATTTGTTAATCCTAGAGACATTAATTTTGTCATCTGCTCTGAGGCAATTTTGCCAATGGCGGCTTCGTGAATTAACTCTGCATCAGAAGCAAACGCAGATATCTCAGGGATAGACGAAACTTGTGCCTGATCCATAATAATTGAGTCGCACTGGATATGACCGCGACATTTTCCGTAGCCGCACAACTTGAAATGAAAAACTTGCTTTGATTCGTCTTTTGCCACAGAACGAGAGATTATCTGTGCTGAGGCGTCCTCTCCGAGCAAATTAATGGTTGTGTTTGATTCGGCTGTTTGATCCAAATCAGTAAGCAGTCTCTCCATCACTACCAAACTAGCATTTTTGTGTAAATGTACCTCTGTATCTCTTACTGTGTTGTCGACTCCCCTTATCTGAAGCATTTCCAGCTCAACGGTAGCGTCCTCTTCAACTTCTATCACTGTTTTGGGATTTAGGATTTTCATCCCGGTTCCCTCTCCCTCGCCGTAATGTTTTTCGATATATTTCATTTTCGCGCCCTTGCGTACAAAAAACTCGTGGATCCCATCATGTTGAGCTTTGTTACCGCATGAATTGTGTATACCACAGCCAGCAACAATAGTAACATCTGAGTTCTCTCCCACTTCAAAACTGTTGTAAACCGTATCGGTCATGTTTTTTGAGATAATAACCGGGATATAAACAGTTTCTCCTTTGGTTTCCGGTTTTATGATTACATCAATTCCCTGTTTGTCTTTCTTAGGGAGAATGTCTATATTTTCAGTTATGTGACGTTCTATGCCCTCTCCATCTTTTCTGATGTTATATGCACCTTCCGGAAGTTCTTCCAGCCCTGCAATTTGTGAGAGCATGTTTTTATCTATCGCATTCAGCAACTGTATTCCCTCCTTTGTTGCAAATCTGACGGCAACGACAATCGGAGTCTATTTGGCGAATCTCACCAAGTATTTTTTCTCTATCGGTTATCTCTGAAACCGTACCGTCTGTTACCATTATGACTTCGTCAGCCAAATCCAGTATTCTCTCTTGATGAGAAACAATCAATATCGTAGTGTTATGTTTTTTATTCATGATTTCAAATGTTTCTCTCAGTCTTTGCATGCTCCATAAATCTATGCCTGCCTCGGGCTCATCAAATATAGCAAGTTTTAAATCTCTGGCTAAAATAGTAGCTATTTCTATTCTCTTCACTTCGCCACCGGAAAAGCTCGCGTTAATTTCTCGGTCTATATAATCTTGCGAACAGAGTCCAACATCGTAGAGAAGGTCACACATTTCAAGCAATCCTATATCGCCTGCCGCCATCTCTAAAAGTTCGCGGACTTTAATCCCCTTAAAACGTGCTGGCTGCTGGAAAGCATAGCCCACACCCATACGTGCTCTCTCATAGAGCTCTTTGTTTGTAATATCAACGCCATCAAGCAAGATTTGGCCAGCCGTAGGTTGATAGATGCCCATTATAGATTTGGAAATAGCAGATTTACCGCCTCCGTTAGGGCCGGTCATTACATATATTTTTTTGTCTTCAAGAGTGAAGTTTACATTTCTGAGTATTTCGACTTCACCATCGTCGCCTTTTAGCGTTAATCCCAGGTTTTTAACTTCTAACATTTATATCTCTCCCTAAAACAGCCCTACATCTTCCCGCAACATTTTTATAAAGGGAAAACGTCTCTTTTGCTGACATGAGTTCGAAAAAATCGATTTTACATTATATCTTATTATCACAACTATTCATAATAAAAATAATCTTTTTAGACTATGAATTGTCTATCGGTGAGAATAACAAAATAACAACTGCTGTTCAAGCGTAAAATACCGAAAAACGCTGTTTCTCGCCTTTTGCCAAAATAAGAAAAGAATGTTTTTAGTATTAACACTTTCCTGCAGTAACGCCACTGTTTAAAGTTCGTTATTACTAATAAAGTTTATTTTCTTTCCAACTTTTTATCACTCTGATAAAATCTTTCCCATATTTTTCGAGCTTTACTTCACCAACACCTGGCATTGCCATAAATTTACTTCTATTTGTGGGCTGTGCTATTGCCATGGCTGTTAGGCTTTTATCGGAAAATACAAAGAATGGAGGACGCCCTTCTTCTGTCGACAGCTGTTTCCTGAGTGAACGCAATATTTCAAATAGCTCTTCGTCCATCGTCCCTTCCGGAAGCTTTTCGGACGTGAGAGATGAGTCTTTAAAAATTCTTTTCTCGCCTTTTTGTCTCATTACTAGTTTTGAATCTCCGTTTAGAAAATCAATGCTTTTTTGATTGAAGGAAAGGACTGGAAACTCTGTGTCTTCTGTCTGCAAGAAGTTTTCGGAAATCAGAAAGTCTACTTTTCTTCGTAAACTTTTTACACTCTCTTCTTTCATTATTCCCCAGGTTGAAATTTTATCAAATCCCAAAGCCTTAATTTGTGCTTTTTTTGAGCCGCGAAGAACATCTATTAAGATAGAACTGCCGAAATTACGGCCTCCGCTGCTTTCTTTCATGCGATAGACGGAAGAAAGTATTTTTTTTGCACTTTCTGTAATATCTACAAGTTCCGCCTCTGATTTACAGTTGCCGCAAGAACCACAGTTTTCTTTCTCAACTTCCTCTCCGAAGTAGCTCAAAATTGAAGCCCTGAGACATTTTTCTGAATGACAGTAATTTAGCATAACTCTAAGTTTTTTATAGTCCGCTTTTTTAATGTCAGTATTTTCAATTTGTGATATGAAGTAGCGAGCTGTAGTTATATCTTTAGCTCCAAACAAAAGAATACAGTCCGCCGGGAGCCCATCTCTTCCTGCCCGGCCTGCTTCTTGATAGTAAGCATCCATGTTAGGGGGCATATTATAGTGAATTACATATCGAACATTTGACTTATCTATGCCCATGCCAAAAGCGTTTGTCGCAACGATTATCCCTACTTCATCCGATATGAAAGCCTCTTGATTGCTCTTTCTCTCTTCATCACTCAACCCGGCATGATAGCGAACGGCAGATATCCCTGTGCGACATATCTTGCTACAAACTTCTTCCACATTTTTTCTCGTAGAACAGTAAATTATGCCGGAATGTGAGCGATGTTTTTTTACATAATTCAGCAGGAAATCTATTTTAATATCCGGATGCTCCACCTGAAAAAAAAGGTTTTCTCTATCGAAACCCGTTGCAATAATTAACGGAGATATTAGTCCGAGACGTATCTTGATGTCTTCTTGCACTTCCGGAGTTGCGGTTGCTGTAAACGCAGCTACTACGGGTCGTTTACTCAGAGATGCTATAACGGGTGCAATATTCAAATATGCTGGCCTAAAATCGTGTCCCCATTGAGAAACACAGTGCGCCTCATCAATAACAAGCAGCTCTACTTTAATAGAGTGAAAAAAACGAAGAAAACTTTTATTGTTGAAGCGTTCTGGTGCAATATAGAGAAGTTTAACTTTTCCTTCCGCTACTAAATTAAAAGTTGAAACAACATCATCCCACTCCATAGTGCTGTTTATGGAGACTGCTGATATGTCATTTTGTACAAGTGCATCAACTTGGTCTTTCATAAGTGAAATGAGAGGAGAAATTACTACTGTTGTACTTTTGCTTAAAATAGCAGGAATCTGGTAACAAAGTGACTTCCCGGCTCCAGTTGGCATAACGCCAATTACGTCATCTCCTCTGAGTATGGCGTCGATAACGGGTTCCTGTCCTCTACGAAAAGATACGTATCCAAACTCATTTTTAAGAATATCTATTGGCAACTTAGATTGTGACAAAATATCATCCCTTCATAATGCATCCGCAAAACAGTATAACATTTCAAAGGATGAATAGAAAAAACTCCACTTTCATTTTTTACGAAGTAGAGTTTTCTTTTTCTTTCCTTGATATTAGTGATAAAGCTTGGGAAACAGTGTTGCTATAAAGCTGCTTTAAATATGTTTAGAACGTCCTGAGAGTCCAATGGCTTGATATTTCCAATCTTTCCGTTCGAAACGGCATGTTTTGCCATCTCCTCAAATCTTTCTTCTCCAATGCCTATTTCTCTAAGTGTGGTGGGAATTCCTAGGGATACAAAGAAATCTCTCGTTTTCTGAATAGCCATACGGGCTATCTTGAAGTTGTAAACGGTGGGGTTAATTCCCCAAACATTTACTCCATATTCAACGAAGTTATCTACGGTATGTTTATCGAGCACATACTCCATCCAATGAGGCGTTAGAATCGCAAGTCCTACACCATGAGTTATGTCATAAAATGCACTCAGTTCGTGCTGCATTGCGTGTACGCTCCACTCTGTCTCTTTCCCCAGACTTAAAAGGCCATTTATTGCAAGACTGGAAGCCCACATCAAGTTGGCTCTGGCCTCATAGTTCTCCGGCTCATCTATGGCGAGTTTCCCATATTTTATGCAAGTTAAAAGGAGTGCCTCTGACATTCTGTCTTGTAGATATGCACTTTTTGTGGTGCTGAAGTAGACTTCAAAAATATGGCTCATTATATCTGCCGTACCGGCTGCAGTTTGTTCTTTAGGCACGGTAAAGGTATAAGTAGGATCAAGAATTGAGAACTTTGGAACCATTTCTTCGTGAAATGTAGAAAGTTTCTCATTAGTTTCTAAATTTGTTATTACTGCTCCGGCATTCATTTCAGAACCGGTTGCAGATAGGGTCAATACCGTTGCAATAGGTAGAACTTTTTTGATTTTTCTGTAGTCAAGAACTATCTCCCACGGGTCTCCCTCGTAATAATAGCCGGCACCAATAACTTTTGCACAATCTATAACGCTTCCTCCGCCCACTGCGAGGATTAAGTCTATTTTGTTATCCTTACATAGCCTGATTCCGTCTCTTACGCTTGATATTTTCGGGTTGGGTTCAACTGAGGGAAGTTCGCAAAAATATATGTTGTTCTCTTTTAGAATTTTTACTACTTCCTCATATATCCCCGTTGCTTTTATGCTTCCTCCTCCATATACGAGAAGAATTCTGCTCCCATATTTTTTTATTTGTTCTCCCAACACGTTAATCTGATTCTCACCAAAAAATATTTCAGTCGGCACAGAATAATAAAAATTTAACATGGTCATTGCCTCCTCTGCAAAATAGACAATCCTTTTTGTATAAAATGTATGTCGCAGAAAAACTCAATTTATCATATGCGTATTTGGTACTATATTTTTCTCATAATACTTTACAATATAACATATCGTGCCACGGCTATAATATGTAGTTTCCCCGCTTGTATATGAGCGAAAACACTGTTTTAGGCAAAGGATTGTTTTTTGCTATAATCTTTCTATGATTCTATGATTTAATTCGATTTTTTATAAGAACATATTCTTTTTAAAAATTTAATATGAATGAGGGATTGATGAGAGGAGTTAGATTGTTTGAACGTTATTACAGAGAAAACAAAAGAAGTTTTTTTTGCTGTATTGCCTATAACGCTAA encodes:
- a CDS encoding GIY-YIG nuclease family protein yields the protein MTAYVYIVRCSDSTLYTGWTYDVDKRILAHNNGSGAKYTRGRTPVLLCYTESFETKEEALSREMEIKKLKRSEKEKLLEC
- a CDS encoding radical SAM protein: MQNVKKSINEILSLTGQKIIGINPPVYDFSFADLWSKPMGLLYLLEKLKRNGNEVFLLDSIHEGSSQIKTYGRARIDSVEINKPPVYQGIKRRYHRFGLGTEEIRKKLLAIGKPDVVFLTSLMTYWYGGVKEIIDLTREIFDDTPIILGGIYAKLCPKHTETLAADYIVTDNWLPDVPYPAMNLYENITYGVTMTSFGCPLSCEYCASNILWPTFYKRNIAEVLGEIEMQNNLGATDFAFYDDALLLNKEAYSYPLFEKISAFYKSSIRLHTPNGLHVREIDAKCAEMLKSTNFVTLRLSLESIDTEIARTGSDKVKWNEYESAVKNLLNVGYSTNDCETYILLGLPGQSLKSVKDTIRFVRDCGGKPKLAEFSPIPGTVTFAHAVKEIPALATEPLLHNNSVYSSWISKNMEPEELQELKDLASRKA
- a CDS encoding SufD family Fe-S cluster assembly protein yields the protein MLNAIDKNMLSQIAGLEELPEGAYNIRKDGEGIERHITENIDILPKKDKQGIDVIIKPETKGETVYIPVIISKNMTDTVYNSFEVGENSDVTIVAGCGIHNSCGNKAQHDGIHEFFVRKGAKMKYIEKHYGEGEGTGMKILNPKTVIEVEEDATVELEMLQIRGVDNTVRDTEVHLHKNASLVVMERLLTDLDQTAESNTTINLLGEDASAQIISRSVAKDESKQVFHFKLCGYGKCRGHIQCDSIIMDQAQVSSIPEISAFASDAELIHEAAIGKIASEQMTKLMSLGLTNEEAEETILKGFLK
- a CDS encoding ATP-binding cassette domain-containing protein, encoding MLEVKNLGLTLKGDDGEVEILRNVNFTLEDKKIYVMTGPNGGGKSAISKSIMGIYQPTAGQILLDGVDITNKELYERARMGVGYAFQQPARFKGIKVRELLEMAAGDIGLLEMCDLLYDVGLCSQDYIDREINASFSGGEVKRIEIATILARDLKLAIFDEPEAGIDLWSMQRLRETFEIMNKKHNTTILIVSHQERILDLADEVIMVTDGTVSEITDREKILGEIRQIDSDCRCRQICNKGGNTVAECDR
- the recQ gene encoding DNA helicase RecQ, producing MSQSKLPIDILKNEFGYVSFRRGQEPVIDAILRGDDVIGVMPTGAGKSLCYQIPAILSKSTTVVISPLISLMKDQVDALVQNDISAVSINSTMEWDDVVSTFNLVAEGKVKLLYIAPERFNNKSFLRFFHSIKVELLVIDEAHCVSQWGHDFRPAYLNIAPVIASLSKRPVVAAFTATATPEVQEDIKIRLGLISPLIIATGFDRENLFFQVEHPDIKIDFLLNYVKKHRSHSGIIYCSTRKNVEEVCSKICRTGISAVRYHAGLSDEERKSNQEAFISDEVGIIVATNAFGMGIDKSNVRYVIHYNMPPNMDAYYQEAGRAGRDGLPADCILLFGAKDITTARYFISQIENTDIKKADYKKLRVMLNYCHSEKCLRASILSYFGEEVEKENCGSCGNCKSEAELVDITESAKKILSSVYRMKESSGGRNFGSSILIDVLRGSKKAQIKALGFDKISTWGIMKEESVKSLRRKVDFLISENFLQTEDTEFPVLSFNQKSIDFLNGDSKLVMRQKGEKRIFKDSSLTSEKLPEGTMDEELFEILRSLRKQLSTEEGRPPFFVFSDKSLTAMAIAQPTNRSKFMAMPGVGEVKLEKYGKDFIRVIKSWKENKLY
- a CDS encoding iron-containing alcohol dehydrogenase — encoded protein: MLNFYYSVPTEIFFGENQINVLGEQIKKYGSRILLVYGGGSIKATGIYEEVVKILKENNIYFCELPSVEPNPKISSVRDGIRLCKDNKIDLILAVGGGSVIDCAKVIGAGYYYEGDPWEIVLDYRKIKKVLPIATVLTLSATGSEMNAGAVITNLETNEKLSTFHEEMVPKFSILDPTYTFTVPKEQTAAGTADIMSHIFEVYFSTTKSAYLQDRMSEALLLTCIKYGKLAIDEPENYEARANLMWASSLAINGLLSLGKETEWSVHAMQHELSAFYDITHGVGLAILTPHWMEYVLDKHTVDNFVEYGVNVWGINPTVYNFKIARMAIQKTRDFFVSLGIPTTLREIGIGEERFEEMAKHAVSNGKIGNIKPLDSQDVLNIFKAAL